The genomic window ACGTCCCAAGTCCTAGATCCTTCAACCgactcatccatccatccatcagacAGTCACATTGACACCATTGCTCGGGCCAGGCTCTGATTCGTACGCTGTTGCACATTTCTCCTTTCATCTAATTTGTTTGTTTCGATGGCTCGCGGATATCTACTCAACAAAAAGGGACCGGGGTCTCCCGACCCTGCAGCCGCCATCGTCGCCTCCATCACTCGCtccctgcctgcctgcctgcctaaTCCCACCCATTGCGTCCATTCGTAATCCAGAATGTACAATTCATACATTGATTGATTGCCATAAACGCCTCATGTATCTTCTTTTCCATCGCCATCCCAGATAAGTAATCAATAACGTTCGTCCATCTTTGCAGCCGTCACAAGCCAACCAAGTCGAGCCCTTCGATGGTTGGTGCGTAAAAACGAGGGCAGACGATGTGAATCGCCTGAATGATGCCACTGGCTCAGAGCCAAGGCACCCAcggggagaagaagaagagtgtGGAGAGTGAAAGAATCCAAAAATATCAAAACCCGCCATGCTGTAATGCCTTGTGAGGCTCATCCCAACGCCTGAGTAAAGTGCAAATTCATTCGCTTTTGGCTCCCGGTTGACCCGGGTCGCCAGGCCAGTCCCGTGACTCCGTCTTTACACTCATTGAGGGTGCATCATACCGGGCGAGCCGGGCATGGACAGAGGAGTGGTGGGATAGTCGAATCCGGCCTCCGAACAGTTGGCCGAATGGTCGAACGTGTGCGAGAGCGGAGGAGTCTGGAACCCCATCAGCAACGTGGATCTCGAGCAGCCCCGCGGGGCATTTGACTGGCGTAACTCACATGAGGGTTGGACTGATCGTAGGGGCTTGGGGCGTTGAAGTCCATGGGAGGCATGTAGCTGTAAGCCATGTAAGGCGCGAGGCCGTCGTCGCTGGAGTACGACTCCCGCTTGATGGCGTCGCTAAAGTGCGTCATCGAGGGGAGCGTCATGGGCACGGTGGAAGCCGTCAGGTAGTTTGGGTAGGCGTCGGCCGTGGTCATGGCAGGGTAGGACTGGGCCGAGCCGTAGGGAGCGAGGAGGATCTCATCGGGAGCTGGGTAGGTCGAGTAGGTGAACTGAGGAGGGCTGTTGGAGCGG from Fusarium falciforme chromosome 2, complete sequence includes these protein-coding regions:
- a CDS encoding BZIP domain-containing protein, which produces MSVFMSQPAYAYAAAPPPPRQYSGTSSAFSASANPDEDWTKISDLAERRRIQNRIAQRNYRKKLKRRLEDLERRAGSSDDADSDKQPQKTTKSKRSPSKSQKSQPAQAKPVVAQGQFTPPMEPTDDLFFPGTYDDRARSNSPPQFTYSTYPAPDEILLAPYGSAQSYPAMTTADAYPNYLTASTVPMTLPSMTHFSDAIKRESYSSDDGLAPYMAYSYMPPMDFNAPSPYDQSNPHTPPLSHTFDHSANCSEAGFDYPTTPLSMPGSPGMMHPQ